One Channa argus isolate prfri chromosome 15, Channa argus male v1.0, whole genome shotgun sequence DNA segment encodes these proteins:
- the mfsd6l gene encoding major facilitator superfamily domain-containing protein 6-like has product MKRNKQIDVTRALALAGTFNFLRSCARCCLLPFLTLYFRQLGLTPAMSGVVLGTKHLITLLWSPAASLLSKRYDKRRLVISGSVACSAAVALVLLLMPSAGVDARTSACNVSDVRVHPTQSSFRATINLNAQSGVSSPAETRPHPESVVTSKTSLYHHDADDEAPTQLSLNAFSVEVEPNTGSRSSLTPQRSKRSEEDMRFDFLGSLKVMDTQHQLFFLILIVVSVWELVSAPLDWTTEDGLYEYLDFADAADRFSSSGVWAVLGAACGVGGAGLLVSQLPCVIAGQTPRSAVHFYCYAAVAALALPVSTHLPLYLNKKRDRANGLLKAVQLVRGSPRALLCAVTTLLVGLAGSAVDDFLLWQMQDHGSNELHMGLSLASALLSQAAFPLLAGRLSKLLSPGKILTVGAASLSLQCFYYSFLWGPWAVLPAQVLSCLSRGAFWWAVRVQCEDVATPGAERSVRRVYSALSLHLGSGLGSFAGGFVVQRFGLTWLFRGAAVVLMLWCVFLPALQCKAPRQRRINYSRLLAADASEASDSESEQERDWLNKAMEDDRSNNNYERRVNRWTT; this is encoded by the coding sequence ATGAAGAGGAACAAACAGATTGACGTCACTCGTGCCCTGGCTCTGGCCGGCACCTTTAACTTCCTGCGTTCCTGTGCCAGGTGCTGCCTGCTCCCCTTCCTCACCCTGTACTTCAGACAGCTGGGCCTGACTCCAGCGATGAGCGGCGTCGTCCTGGGCACCAAACACCTCATAACGCTGCTGTGGAGCCCTGCGGCCAGCCTGCTCTCCAAGCGCTACGACAAGAGGAGGCTGGTGATCAGCGGCTCCGTTGCGTGTTCGGCAGCAGTCGCTCTGGTTCTGCTGCTCATGCCGTCTGCAGGTGTGGACGCACGGACGTCCGCCTGCAACGTGTCTGACGTGAGAGTGCATCCAACCCAAAGTAGCTTCAGAGCCACTATAAACCTGAACGCTCAGTCTGGTGTCTCTTCACCTGCAGAGACACGTCCTCACCCTGAGTCTGTTGTGACAAGCAAAACTTCCCTTTATCACCATGATGCTGATGACGAGGCTCCAACTCAGCTCTCACTAAATGCTTTCTCCGTGGAGGTAGAACCAAACACCGGCAGCAGGTCTTCGCTAACACCACAGAGGAGTAAGAGGTCAGAGGAGGACATGCGCTTTGATTTCCTGGGCAGCCTGAAGGTGATGGACACTCAGCACCAGCTCTTCTTCTTGATCCTCATCGTGGTCTCCGTGTGGGAGTTAGTGTCGGCTCCTCTGGACTGGACCACAGAGGACGGCTTGTATGAATATCTAGATTTTGCAGATGCTGCCGACCGCTTCAGCAGCAGCGGGGTTTGGGCTGTACTGGGAGCGGCGTGTGGGGTTGGGGGAGCGGGGCTGCTGGTCAGCCAGTTACCTTGTGTCATAGCTGGTCAGACCCCTCGGAGCGCTGTGCATTTCTACTGCTACGCTGCTGTGGCAGCTCTCGCCCTGCCTGTGTCCACCCACCTGCCTCTTTACCTGAACAAGAAGCGGGACCGAGCCAATGGGCTCCTGAAAGCCGTGCAGCTGGTGCGCGGCTCCCCCCGCGCTCTGCTCTGTGCCGTCACCACCCTGCTGGTCGGGCTGGCGGGCTCGGCAGTGGACGACTTCCTCCTGTGGCAGATGCAGGACCACGGGAGCAACGAGCTGCACATGGGATTATCTCTGGCCTCCGCTCTGCTCTCGCAGGCCGCCTTTCCTCTGCTGGCAGGCCGCTTGTCCAAACTCCTCAGCCCGGGGAAGATTCTCACGGTGGGGGCCGCGAGTCTCAGCTTACAGTGCTTCTATTACTCCTTCCTGTGGGGGCCGTGGGCTGTGTTGCCTGCTCAGGTGTTGAGCTGCCTGAGCAGAGGAGCCTTCTGGTGGGCTGTGAGGGTCCAGTGTGAGGATGTGGCCACACCAGGGGCTGAGAGGAGTGTGAGGAGAGTCTACAGTGCGCTCTCTCTGCACCTGGGGAGCGGGCTTGGGAGCTTCGCTGGGGGCTTTGTGGTGCAGAGGTTCGGGCTGACGTGGCTGTTCAGAGGAGCAGCGGTGGTGCTGATGCTGTGGTGTGTGTTCCTGCCTGCGCTGCAGTGCAAGGCCCCTCGCCAGCGCAGGATTAACTACTCTCGTCTGCTGGCGGCTGATGCAAGTGAAGCCAGCGACTCGGAGTCGGAGCAGGAGAGAGACTGGCTCAATAAAGCCATGGAAGACGACAGAAGCAACAACAACTACGAACGGAGGGTAAACCGCTGGACGACTTAG